A window from Pseudomonas frederiksbergensis encodes these proteins:
- the kdpF gene encoding K(+)-transporting ATPase subunit F — MSVLDGVSLLLAVGLFIYLLVALLRADRN; from the coding sequence ATGAGCGTTCTGGACGGAGTGTCGCTGCTATTGGCAGTGGGGCTGTTCATTTATCTGTTGGTTGCGCTGTTGCGCGCGGACCGGAACTAG